The Schizosaccharomyces pombe strain 972h- genome assembly, chromosome: I genome contains a region encoding:
- the taf7 gene encoding transcription factor TFIID complex subunit Taf7 — protein MVKLKIRAVQPPPNDSRSSTPATGPPPPIPKIKIKTREPKGPRLTKIRLKRVREPGLGYDSEASDREEDTYIEEQIILRLPPGEDCEYVRKAIENREVGRGADIWVKFKDQRRAVVHVNGHLYAAKLVDLPCIIESNKSFDKKVIFKAADICQMLIATERIEHENSVLNTQLKQADYIYPHGLTTPMHWVRQKRFRKRVSNRTIEAVENEVDRLLAMDERAESTSNELIDQAQLARDSSIALSEDTSFDGMAGLRGTSIDRDDQSVQTDMFDGMDEDDLAGQIEQGMLELSQDTRESTAEPRAAGEESASEEEEEEEEEEEEENEADDETRENKRQNRLVREFISELESSIQKRRKDADEATNPILRNRFLADVNRMVTELELKRTQLVDNPE, from the exons ATGGTTAAGCTAAAAATTCGTGCTGTTCAGCCTCCTCCAAATGATTCACGATCTAGCACTCCAGCCACTGGTCCTCCTCCCCCAATTCCTAAAATTAAGATCAAGACACGTGAACCTAAAGGCCCTCGATTGACAAAAATTCGGTTAAAAAGAGTTCGCGAACCTGGCTTAGGATATGATTCAGAAGCTTCTGACAGAGAAGAAGACACTTATATTGAAGAACAAATTATATTACGTCTTCCTCCTGGTGAAGATTGTGAGTATGTTCGAAaagcaattgaaaataGGGAAGTGGGACGAGGTGCAGACATATGGGTGAAGTTCAAAG ATCAAAGAAGAGCGGTTGTTCATGTTAATGGTCATTTGTACGCTGCGAAGTTAGTTGATTTGCCATGCATCATAGAATCTAATAAATCATTCGACAAAAAAGTTATCTTCAAGGCTGCTGACATCTGTCAAATGTTGATAGCTACAGAAAGAATCGAGCACGAAAATTCTGTTCTCAATACTCAGTTAAAGCAAGCTGATTACATTTATCCACATGGATTGACGACGCCAATGCATTGGGTGCGGCAGAAGCGATTTCGAAAACGTGTTTCGAACAGAACAATCGAAGCAGTTGAAAATGAGGTTGACCGATTGCTTGCAATGGATGAACGCGCTGAAAGTACATCGAATGAGTTGATTGATCAAGCACAATTGGCTCGTGACTCAAGCATCGCTCTTTCAGAGGATACATCGTTTGATGGAATGGCAGGACTTCGTGGTACCAGCATCGATCGGGACGACCAAAGCGTGCAAACTGATATGTTTGATGGTATGGATGAGGACGATTTGGCTGGACAGATTGAACAGGGTATGCTTGAGCTTAGTCAAGATACTCGGGAGTCAACAGCAGAACCTCGTGCCGCAGGTGAAGAATCTGCTagtgaagaagaagaagaggaggaagaagaagaagaagaggaaaatgaAGCTGACGATGAGACTCGCGAAAATAAACGACAAAATAGACTTGTTCGTGAGTTTATTTCAGAGTTGGAGTCTTCTATTCAAAAACGTAGAAAGGATGCCGATGAAGCAACTAATCCCATTCTACGAAATCGTTTCCTTGCAGACGTTAATCGTATGGTGACCGAGTTAGAGTTAAAACGTACTCAACTTGTCGATAACCCTGAATAA
- the gld1 gene encoding glycerol dehydrogenase Gld1, with translation MIGPRLCAATPRFPLVSLAHRNSKVFALASSNAVAQRWGKRFYAPIETETPHKVGVEFEESKDRIFTSPQKYVQGRHAFTRSYMYVKKWATKSAVVLADQNVWNICANKIVDSLSQNGMTVTKLVFGGEASLVELDKLRKQCPDDTQVIIGVGGGKTMDSAKYIAHSMNLPSIICPTTASSDAATSSLSVIYTPDGQFQKYSFYPLNPNLIFIDTDVIVRAPVRFLISGIGDALSTWVETESVIRSNSTSFAGGVASIAGRYIARACKDTLEKYALSAILSNTRGVCTEAFENVVEANTLMSGLGFENGGLAAAHAIHNGMTAIHGPVHRLMHGEKVAYGTLVQVVLEDWPLEDFNNLASFMAKCHLPITLEELGIPNVTDEELLMVGRATLRPDESIHNMSKKFNPSQIADAIKAVDSYSQKWQEQTGWTERFRLPPSRHSPHLTDIHP, from the coding sequence ATGATTGGTCCTCGTCTTTGCGCTGCAACCCCTCGCTTCCCTCTCGTTTCCCTCGCCCACAGGAACTCTAAAGTATTTGCGCTCGCCTCTTCCAATGCCGTTGCACAACGTTGGGGCAAACGCTTTTATGCTCCTATTGAAACGGAGACGCCTCACAAAGTTGGTGTAGAGTTTGAAGAATCCAAAGATCGCATTTTCACCTCTCCTCAAAAGTATGTTCAGGGTCGTCATGCCTTCACTAGATCCTATATGTATGTCAAAAAATGGGCCACTAAATCAGCTGTCGTGCTTGCCGACCAGAACGTATGGAACATTTGTGCCAATAAAATTGTCGATTCTCTTTCTCAAAACGGAATGACTGTCACCAAACTGGTCTTTGGCGGCGAGGCAAGCTTGGTGGAACTGGATAAACTTCGCAAACAGTGCCCTGATGATACTCAAGTCATCATTGGAGTTGGTGGTGGTAAAACCATGGATTCCGCAAAGTATATTGCTCATTCCATGAATCTTCCATCCATCATTTGTCCTACTACTGCCTCCTCTGATGCCGCTACTTCCTCTCTTTCCGTCATTTACACTCCTGACGGtcaattccaaaaatacAGCTTTTACCCCCTTAATCCCAACCTCATTTTCATCGATACCGATGTGATTGTTCGCGCTCCCGTCCGCTTCCTTATTAGTGGCATTGGTGATGCTTTGTCCACCTGGGTGGAAACTGAATCCGTTATTCGCTCAAATTCCACTTCCTTTGCCGGAGGTGTGGCCTCCATTGCTGGCCGTTACATTGCCCGTGCTTGCAAAGACACTCTTGAAAAGTATGCCCTGAGCGCTATTCTTTCCAACACTCGCGGTGTTTGTACCGAGGCATTTGAGAACGTGGTCGAGGCCAACACATTGATGTCTGGTCTAGGCTTTGAAAACGGTGGTCTTGCTGCTGCTCATGCCATCCATAACGGTATGACCGCCATCCACGGTCCCGTTCATCGTTTAATGCATGGTGAAAAGGTTGCTTACGGTACCTTAGTTCAAGTTGTTTTGGAGGATTGGCCGTTGGAAGACTTCAATAATCTTGCTTCTTTTATGGCAAAATGTCATCTTCCCATTACCCTTGAGGAACTTGGTATTCCCAACGTAACCGATGAAGAGTTATTGATGGTAGGTAGAGCTACTTTGCGACCTGATGAGAGTATTCACAACATGTCAAAGAAGTTCAATCCATCTCAAATTGCTGACGCTATTAAAGCCGTTGACTCCTATTCACAAAAATGGCAAGAACAAACTGGATGGACCGAGCGTTTTAGATTACCCCCTTCTCGTCATAGTCCTCACTTGACCGACATTCATCCATAG
- the vta1 gene encoding Vts1 family protein: protein MIQIDTIPKELQSIQPFVRRFNELEAHNPVIAYWSLYWAAQMALSSSHGVSNECKDFLLSLIEHLEDLRKNLGENENVSDETSAKAYVESFSLEVLVQAERNSKNGKPDVQAYLAARDFLELSRIWGPPTEQITKSIKFCKLRALQVANPQRKAKTPSNHATEELQQSSTNSTTLPTQEAAVETNASASHETSFALPTTSPAASLSISPTKSAAVSSEPNVEADVKSLSSTPAAPQLNSPSHSYEPTTFPSTTSITENLPTIDPTRSTRSSSHIQSLSPESKQTSDGHRPPSPTSITTTSTSIDPSVAFSSKSTLATTRTNAPLSRPSQPTKASPLNKFSALEAIQSARSHARYAYSALDYEDTTTAIHHLKSALKLLEEEEQGNHTAD from the exons ATGATACAAATAGATACTATACCGAAGGAATTACAATCCATTCAACCGTTTGTGAGACGATTCAATGAACTTGAGGCACACAATCCTGTCATAGCTTATTGGA GTCTATACTGGGCAGCTCAAATGGCGCTTTCCAGCTCACACGGTGTTTCCAACGAATGCAAGGATTTCCTGCTGTCACTCATTGAGCATTTAGAAGAT TTACGTAAAAATTTGGGCGAGAATGAGAATGTGAGTGACGAGACTAGTGCAAAGGCGTATGTTGAATCGTTTTCCCTAGAAGTTCTTGTCCAGGCCGAAAGAAATAGCAAAAACGGGAAACCAGATGTGCAAGCGTATTTGGCAGCCCGAGATTTTCTAGAGTTGTCGAGAATCTGGGGACCACCTACGGAACAG ATTACCAAGTCaatcaaattttgcaaGTTACGTGCGCTCCAAGTCGCAAATCCCCAACGAAAGGCCAAAACACCCTCAAACCACGCGACCGAGGAGTTACAGCAATCTTCCACAAATTCCACAACCCTACCTACGCAAGAAGCCGCCGTTGAAACGAATGCCTCTGCTTCTCATGAAACATCTTTTGCTCTCCCCACTACATCTCCAGCAGCATCGCTCTCCATCTCTCCTACAAAGTCTGCAGCCGTATCTTCCGAGCCTAATGTAGAAGCAGACGTAAAATCGTTGTCTTCAACACCGGCTGCTCCACAACTAAATTCACCTTCCCATTCATATGAGCCTACCACGTTCCCCTCAACTACATCAATAACCGAAAATTTGCCAACAATAGATCCTACTCGTTCCACTCGCTCTTCCTCGCATATCCAAAGTTTATCTCCTGAGTCAAAGCAAACATCAGATGGGCATCGGCCTCCCTCCCCTACGTCAATCACCACCACCTCCACCTCCATCGATCCGTCAGTAGCATTTTCCAGCAAGTCAACTTTAGCCACAACAAGAACAAATGCCCCTCTATCAAGGCCATCTCAACCGACTAAAGCCTCCCCCTTGAACAAGTTTTCCGCCTTGGAGGCTATCCAATCTGCTCGAAGTCATGCACGCTATGCATACAGTGCATTAGACTACGAAGACACAACGACAGCCATTCATCATCTAAAGTCGGCACTAAAACTTTTGGAGGAAGAGGAGCAGGGAAATCATACTGCAGACTAG
- the mpd1 gene encoding thioredoxin family protein: protein MLFRIPTLFTLFLACFSLVSGVFGYSPMFGSNTIELNSKNFRKFVKAKGPSLVVFYAPWCGYCKKLVPTYQKLASNLHSLLPVTAVDCDADQNRAVCSQYQVQGFPTIKLVYPSSKGSSLSSTDYNGDRSYKSLQKFVSDSIPSKVKILTSEAKTQKFIQDAQNSSKVILISQKMKPTLLYKSLSNEFSSLPFSFMPAKANVNDLFNISAYVDTSDLPILFIKHPNNGTSFFSNSLNRDSIVEFLQSSIKDNNFSEYLATFCSKKSCIITIQDKDSDSGIDESIRKKYPKLHFVRLGRNTTVAERLEDTLDLGYSDTFLLSLKKSHYNAKPYGKPLRRWLEDIQVQQAGPSVSLPNDLLSKIK, encoded by the coding sequence ATGCTCTTCCGTATTCCAACTTTATTTACGCTCTTTTTGGCTTGCTTCAGCCTTGTATCCGGCGTCTTTGGCTACTCACCAATGTTTGGATCCAACACGATTGAGttaaattccaaaaattttcgtaaatttgtaaaagcAAAGGGCCCATCTTTAGTTGTCTTTTATGCTCCGTGGTGTGGTTATTGCAAAAAGCTTGTACCTACTTACCAAAAATTAGCCAGCAATCTACATTCACTCTTGCCGGTTACTGCTGTCGATTGTGATGCTGATCAGAATAGGGCCGTTTGCTCTCAATACCAGGTACAGGGCTTTCCCACTATAAAGTTGGTTTATCCATCTTCCAAAGGATCTTCTCTTTCCTCTACTGATTACAACGGTGATCGAAGTTACAAGTCTCTCCAAAAATTCGTCTCTGATTCTATTCCCAGTAaagtcaaaattttgacttCTGAGGcaaaaactcaaaaattCATCCAAGATGCTCAAAACTCCTCTAAGGTAATTCTcatttctcaaaaaatgaagccGACTTTGCTGTACAAATCTCTTTCAAATGAGTTCTCGAGCTTacctttttcatttatgCCTGCAAAAGCTAATGTGAATGatcttttcaatatttCTGCGTATGTTGACACCTCCGATTTACCCATATTATTCATAAAACACCCCAACAATGGaacatcttttttttcaaattcctTAAATCGGGATTCTattgttgaatttttacaatCTTCAATTAAagataataatttttcagaATACTTAGCAACTTTTTGCTCAAAAAAATCCTGCATTATTACAATTCAGGATAAGGACTCGGATTCTGGAATAGACGAATCTATTAGGAAAAAGTACCCAAAACTTCACTTTGTACGTCTTGGTCGAAATACAACAGTAGCCGAAAGACTTGAAGATACATTGGACCTTGGTTATAGTGACACTTTTCTTCTCAGTCTTAAGAAATCTCATTATAATGCTAAGCCCTATGGAAAACCTTTACGCCGTTGGTTGGAAGATATCCAAGTACAACAAGCAGGACCTTCAGTGTCTTTGCCAAATGACCTCTTATCAAAGATTAAATAA
- the sec10 gene encoding exocyst complex subunit Sec10, protein MSTKNALNDSQIKLLNSLNDNKGIPSTEFVEKFAESLYETQNDGSKKLSSIDGSIKSFAACLHELNRLKSRVGDRIRDYASASKQVQNEYHQKSNHLREKFAQVLELSRHLEDNVNDMRSGLVDAGQELERAENNRKRILSSAELLRYYLEFRSGKPQTLMDFFRTNNHDKMLLCAQRTRQLLALANEVDLPDSSETLARIEKFSEFLETNFLKFFNNEYRKPNWKGMASFGTILQEFNGGASVVREFVNQHEFFIAADKVQSRQGLEQDPIWLILPDPTQKIPPLIQTLSSLFSELCSVIEGDCAVIKRVFPNPELVLQTFFQRIFGQSIQNRLEEVMEIAKGKSNLAYLRTLQTVVSSLRKLVADLKTILENRGFSVSDNSPLSLALNQYMEDLLVPFIEVDDYLKREEHSLRSLFRLSLYKYTSYKIRLETPEPGLLRSLMTPLQGNMVAPTGVHSQFNTKTEGFLLRIADIQENLIQSGSFITEDYITIEKNHSHLNSEKVYSFIGWHAEALNRASILISSQDLSVVISSLVNLLDKLIREDYVFKELSSIQSYISSHDKSKNLDLHYLVDIRECKKIMGYFSAYLMSIVIPFTGVTASSRRETVNILSSSISVIECAVNDVFYATVHALGDHLEIILSPYRQISYAMTEEQIDSSTELRQSMTRNVQNYLDYIKNLYHRLGPYDPSLLALKQKTATMLAAMLISFAFRSKVTAAGALLLQNDINFFHSTLTSWGIDTVDAKFKLILQLLSLLMVKIDVLPAVMQDKRKAGFSEMNIHEVLRLRFDLPENLKLQLNKEEALLPPKSS, encoded by the exons ATGTCTACAAAAAACGCGTTGAATGATTCCCAGATAAAGTTattaaattctttaaatgaCAAT AAAGGAATTCCTTCTACCGAGTTCGTAGAGAAGTTTGCTGAGTCCCTTTACGAGACCCAAAATGATGGttctaaaaaat TATCTTCAATTGATGGGTCTATCAAATCATTTGCGGCATGCCTTCATGAATTGAATCGGCTAAAGTCTAGAGTTGGTGATAGGATACGTGACTATGCTTCAGCATCAAAGCAAGTTCAAAATGAGTATCACCAGAAATCTAATCATCTACGTGAAAAATTTGCACAGGTCCTCGAATTATCAAGGCATTTGGAAGATAACGTTAATGACATGCGCAGCGGTTTAGTTGATGCTGGCCAAGAATTAGAACGGGCGGAAAATAACCgtaaaagaattttatCTTCAGCAGAATTGTTGAGGTATTATTTGGAATTTCGGTCTGGAAAACCACAAACCCTCAtggatttttttcgtaCCAATAATCACGACAAAATGCTATTATGTGCGCAAAGGACAAGACAATTGTTAGCGCTTGCTAATGAAGTTGATCTTCCTGATTCGAGCGAAACGCTGGCacgaattgaaaaattttccgAGTTTTTAGagacaaattttttaaaattttttaacaacgAATACAGAAAGCCCAATTGGAAGGGTATGGCATCTTTTGGCACCATACTTCAGGAGTTTAATGGTGGTGCATCTGTCGTACGTGAATTCGTTAATCAGCATGAGTTCTTCATTGCTGCTGATAAGGTTCAATCTCGTCAAGGTTTAGAACAAGACCCTATATGGCTGATTTTGCCAGATCCAACGCAGAAAATACCACCGCTAATTCAAACACtatcttctttatttagTGAATTATGTTCTGTTATAGAAGGTGACTGCGCGGTCATTAAACGTGTTTTCCCTAATCCCGAATTGGTTCTCCAAActttctttcaaagaatttttgGTCAGTCTATTCAAAATAGGTTAGAAGAAGTGATGGAGATTGCTAAAGGGAAGTCAAACCTTGCATATTTGAGGACACTCCAGACAgttgtttcttctttaagAAAACTTGTTGCCGATCTTAAAACGATTTTAGAAAATCGAGGGTTTTCGGTATCCGATAATTCCCCCCTCTCTCTTGCTTTAAATCAATATATGGAAGATTTACTGGTTCCGTTTATTGAAGTTGATGATTATCTTAAGCGTGAGGAACATTCCTTACGGTCTTTATTTCGACTAAGTTTATACAAATATACAAGCTACAAAATTCGCTTAGAAACTCCAGAGCCCGGTCTGTTAAGATCACTGATGACTCCTCTACAAGGCAATATGGTTGCGCCTACCGGAGTCCATTCCCAATTTAATACAAAAACTGAAGGATTCCTTTTGAGGATTGCTGACATTCAGGAAAATCTAATACAAAGTGGTTCATTCATTACTGAAGACTACATTACCATTGAAAAAAACCATAGCCATCTTAATTCGGAAAAAgtatattcatttattgGCTGGCATGCAGAGGCTTTAAATAGGGCGTCTATCTTAATTTCAAGCCAAGATTTGTCAGTTGTAATATCTTCGCTTGTGAACCTTTTGGATAAACTGATACGCGAAGATTATGTATTCAAGGAGCTTTCATCTATACAATCATACATCTCTTCACATGATAAGTCGAAAAACTTGGATCTTCATTACCTAGTGGACATTAGGGAATGTAAGAAAATTATGGGATATTTTTCTGCATATTTAATGTCAATAGTGATTCCGTTTACTGGAGTGACCGCGTCATCTCGAAGAGAAACGGTTAACATTCTAAGTTCCTCAATCTCCGTTATTGAATGTGCCGTTAATGATGTATTTTACGCGACCGTGCATGCACTAGGAGACCATTtggaaattattttaagtCCGTATAGGCAAATTTCTTATGCTATGACAGAAGAACAAATTGATTCTTCTACCGAGCTTCGTCAATCAATGACTAGGAatgttcaaaattatttagattatataaaaaaccTATATCATAGATTAGGACCTTATGATCCCTCGTTATTGGccttaaaacaaaagacgGCAACAATGCTTGCTGCAATGCTTATAAGTTTTGCTTTTCGTTCCAAAGTCACAGCGGCTGGCGCTTTGTTGTTGCAAAA tgatattaattttttccattctACTTTGACTAGTTGGGGAATTGATACCGTTGATGCGAAATTTAAGTTGATACTTCAATTATTAAGTTTACTTATGGTCAA AATTGACGTTCTTCCAGCAGTCATGCAAGACAAGCGTAAAGCAGGTTTTAGTGAAATGAACATTCATGAAGTTCTCCGTCTACGTTTTGATTTGCCTGAAAACTTGAAGTTGCAACTGAACAAAGAAGAAGCTTTATTGCCCCCAAAGAGCAGTTGA
- the hpz2 gene encoding zf PARP type zinc finger protein Hpz2, producing the protein MEQGGSGYRIEIAPNNRAKCKGSLCGRSKILAGTVRFGTFVDSGRFQSWAWKHWGCVTPRMLKNIKNRLGEDDIVNSLDGITALSQEWIDKVVDAINEGHVSESDERESRKLGEKMNVNSQKLKTSSPPKVVRKNKRHHTTVKSVLSDSDLDAEFTDGSEAYEDD; encoded by the exons ATGGAACAGGGTGGAAGTGGATATCGCATAGAAATTGCACCCAACAACCGTGCAAAATGCAAAGGCTCTTTATGTGGTCG GTCAAAAATACTGGCTGGAACTGTACGATTCGGGACTTTTGTGGATTCTGGTAGATTTCAGAGTTGGGCATGGAAACACTGGGGATGTGTTACTCCTAGaatgttaaaaaacataaaaaacagATTAGGAGAAGATGACATTGTCAACAGTTTAGATGGAATTACCGCTCTTTCACAAGAATGGATTGATAAAGTTGTTGATGCAATTAATGAAGGCCATGTTTCAGAAAGTGATGAACGTGAAAGTAGAAAGCTCGGAGAAAAAATGAACGTTAATTCacagaaattaaaaacttccTCTCCTCCTAAAGTGGTACGTAAAAACAAGAGGCATCACACAACTGTAAAATCGGTCCTCAGTGATTCCGATTTGGATGCTGAATTTACTGATGGATCAGAAGCTTATGAAGATGattga
- a CDS encoding methionine synthase reductase — protein MISHVLVKDTSCLKVRTSYKCFVKYFPKCSVQSSFHSYDELAFSRRLYNLPRTLLNSRYYSNHSHGLVHGSKSPPSSQFLVPSFLQFNGQLKALCNNSAFQALPIKLSDLQKHWPSLKPHPLPPKRVSLGIPSISNPPVDTVISDSPTSPHPPSFVQPHPPYGIFAAPILDVRVLTNPGAVKRTYNLCLDISKYPLLEGKDWKIGGSFGIMPPNSDAEVLHLAHLLKIPQHELYVTKVLRTNGGRWPTIWGEDKPRCLYTSLYHIFKWCSDFISKPPTKSLIRLLAEHTLNPVEKSVLLALSDFRQDESYCRICTQSCVTLPDILEAFPSCHPPVDHLISALPQLMPRWYSISNDPSLANKRLEMAFTVQEYHSPNGQSRTGICTGFLEDLALAFLKARHDGSLANKKFTVPMFRGVQQNPFAKEFHNDGPMCLIGAGVGIAPFRGFVQRRLANAACTGKVWIIQGCRDQKLDELYHGEWNTVPGHHKNPKCRAKKLVVESRNGRREYVQDAVRRHGDVIWDVLSHKNGRIYLCGSGNSFVSEIEKALMDVAMKYGKLSKEEAQKELKNWQKPMNCKLIKEVW, from the coding sequence ATGATTTCTCATGTACTCGTTAAGGATACGTCTTGTTTGAAGGTTCGGACTAGCTATAAATGTTTTGTCAAATACTTCCCGAAATGCTCTGTTCAAAGTTCCTTCCATTCATACGATGAGTTAGCTTTCTCAAGGAGGCTATATAATCTACCAAGGACATTACTTAACTCTCGATATTACAGCAATCATTCTCATGGGCTAGTCCATGGATCAAAATCGCCTCCTTCATCACAATTTTTAGTACCCTCGTTTCTCCAATTTAATGGACAACTGAAAGCTCTTTGTAATAATTCAGCTTTTCAAGCTCTTCCTATTAAACTTTCCGATCTACAAAAGCATTGGCCCTCTTTAAAACCCCATCCTTTGCCTCCAAAACGAGTTTCCCTGGGCATCCCCTCTATTTCCAATCCTCCTGTAGATACCGTTATTTCTGATTCTCCTACTTCTCCTCATCCTCCTTCTTTTGTACAACCTCATCCTCCATATGGTATTTTTGCGGCCCCTATCCTTGATGTACGAGTTCTCACTAACCCTGGTGCTGTCAAAAGAACTTATAATTTATGCTTAGATATCTCGAAGTACCCTTTACTTGAAGGGAAAGATTGGAAAATAGGAGGTTCCTTTGGTATTATGCCTCCCAATTCAGATGCTGAAGTCTTGCATTTAGCACACTTACTGAAGATACCTCAGCACGAGCTGTATGTTACTAAAGTTCTTCGGACCAATGGAGGAAGATGGCCCACTATCTGGGGAGAAGATAAGCCACGTTGTCTTTATACGTCTTTGTATCATATTTTCAAGTGGTGTAgtgattttatttctaaacCGCCAACGAAATCACTTATCCGTCTCTTAGCTGAACATACGTTGAATCCCGTTGAAAAATCTGTCCTTTTAGCTCTTTCCGATTTCAGGCAGGACGAATCTTACTGTCGTATATGCACCCAGAGTTGTGTCACTCTCCCTGATATATTGGAGGCTTTTCCTAGTTGCCATCCTCCTGTGGATCATTTAATATCCGCTCTTCCGCAGCTAATGCCACGTTGGTATTCCATCTCCAATGATCCAAGTCTGGCAAATAAACGCCTTGAAATGGCTTTTACTGTCCAAGAGTACCATTCGCCTAATGGACAGAGTAGGACCGGAATTTGCACAGGATTTCTTGAAGACCTTGCACTTGCATTCTTGAAAGCAAGACACGATGGTTCTTTAGCAAATAAGAAATTTACTGTTCCCATGTTTCGTGGAGTACAGCAAAACCCATTTGCAAAAGAGTTTCACAATGATGGACCTATGTGTTTAATCGGCGCAGGTGTTGGTATTGCACCATTTCGCGGATTTGTGCAAAGGAGATTGGCAAATGCAGCGTGTACAGGAAAGGTATGGATAATTCAGGGATGCAGAGATCAAAAGCTTGACGAACTTTATCATGGTGAATGGAACACCGTTCCTGGCCATCACAAAAACCCAAAGTGTCGCGCTAAAAAGTTAGTCGTGGAGTCACGGAATGGCAGGAGAGAGTATGTTCAAGATGCTGTCCGTAGACACGGAGACGTTATTTGGGACGTTTTGAGCCATAAAAATGGAAGGATATATCTTTGTGGTTCCGGAAATTCCTTCGTAAGTGAGATAGAAAAGGCGTTAATGGATGTAGCTATGAAATATGGGAAACTTTCCAAAGAGGAAGcccaaaaagaattaaaaaattggcAAAAACCTAtgaattgtaaattaattaagGAGGTATGGTAA
- the vps66 gene encoding acyltransferase, with protein MEKFTRWRDPGTGIAPFHPINTETPSGFNFKWILIVVVMILRVPLCIISVTLWFLWSCFLKPILSIQPKLSFFIDSSLSRLLLLCFGCLKLSKSTSGSFVQGDSLQPGDILAVNHSSPLDVLVLSCLYNCTFAVCDSKTSNVSIISAQAYFWSCFFSPSKLKITDAKPLAKVAAKASKIGTVVILFPEGVCTNGRALCQFTPCFDSAKETDRIFPLYIKYLPPCVTLPVPSLLSFARSVLLTVSFEIRIRFSAEPLIPRNCTDVTESAQEVLSKLGRSRVVKLGKSDKLSYLDARSKKHV; from the exons ATGGAGAAATTTACTCGCTGGAGAG ATCCGGGAACGGGCATAGCTCCATTCCATCCTATAAATACAGAAACTCCTAGTggatttaattttaaatggaTCCTTATAGTTGTTGTTATGATATTGCGAGTTCCTCTTTGCATCATTTCTGTAACATTATGGTTTCTCTGGtcttgttttttgaaacctATACTATCTATACAGCCGAAActtagtttttttattgattcGAGTCTCTCCCGTTTACTCCTTTTATGTTTTGGATGTCTTAAATTATCAAAGTCAACTTCAGG AAGTTTCGTTCAGGGTGATAGCCTTCAACCGGGTGATATCTTGGCAGTGAATCATTCAAGCCCTTTGGATGTACTTGTGTTGTCTTGTTTATATAACTGTACTTTTGCTGTGTGTGACTCAAAAACTTCGAATGTCTCAATTATTAGTGCTCAGGCTTATTTTTGGTCGTGTTTCTTTAGCCCTTCGAAACTAAAGATTACTGATGCTAAACCTCTTGCTAAAGTTGCTGCAAAGGCATCAAAAATAGGAACTGTCGTAATTCTATTTCCAGAG GGTGTTTGTACAAATGGAAGAGCTTTATGTCAGTTTACACCGTGCTTTGATTCTGCTAAGGAAACAGATAGGATTTTCCCTTTGTATATAAAGTATCTTCCTCCCTGTGTTACCCTACCGGTTCCTTCCCTTTTGAGTTTTGCACGTTCCGTTTTGTTGACAGTTTCGTTCGAAATTCGCATTCGCTTTTCAGCAGAACCTCTGATTCCCAGGAATTGCACTGATGTAACAGAATCAGCGCAAGAAGTTCTCTCCAAATTAGGTCGCAGCCGTGTTGTTAAACTTGGCAAATCTGATAAGCTTAGCTATCTTGATGCCCGTTCCAAAAAACACGTATAG